The following nucleotide sequence is from Streptomyces sp. NBC_00237.
GCGCACGCATCTGGGACGCCGCGACGGGCCAGGGCAAGCGCATCCTGCGCGGGCACGGCAGGCGGGTGGTGTCGGTGCGCTTCAGCGCGGACGGCGCGCAACTGGCCGCCACCGGCAACGACGGCGTCGTACGCCTGTGGGACACCCGCACCGGGCAGCGCACCCACGAACTCACCGGCCGGGGCGACCGGTTGGTCTCCGCCGTCTACAGCCCCGCCGAGTCCGTCCTCGCCACGGCGAGCAACGACGGCGACGTGTACCTGTGGAACCCGGGGACCGGCGAGTACCTCCGTGAGTTCGACGCGGAGACCGAACACGTCTGGGCCGCCGCCTTCACCACCGACGGCACCCTCCTCGCCACCGCGAACGACGACGACACGGTACGGCTCTGGTACCGGTCGACGGGAGCCCACGTCAGCGTCCTGGACCAGCACCGGGGGAGGGTGCGGTCGATAGCGTTCCGGCGCGGGTCGGACGTGCTGGCGACGGGGTGCGACGACAGCCACGTGCGGGTGTGCGAGGGCCGGACCGGGGAACTGCTGGCCGACCTGACGGGCCATCACGACCGGGTGTACGGGGTCGCCTTCGGCTCCGGGAGGCAGGGGGAGTGGCTGGCGAGCGCGGGCTGGGACGGCGCGGTGCTGGTCTGGCGGGACGGTGAACTCGCCCACCGCCTGGAGGGGTTGGGCGGACGCCTCTGGACGGTCGCGGCGCACCCCACCCGCCCCCTGGTCGCGTCGGCCGGGGACGACCGGCGCATCCTCCTCTGGGACGCCGAGACGGGCGAACAGTTCGCGGACCTGGCCGCTCACACGGGCCGGGTGCTGTCGGTCGGCTTCTCCCCGGACGGGAGGCTGCTGGCCAGTGCGGGGGAGGACGGAACGGTGCGCCTGTGGGCGGTGCCGGACGTCGGTCCCCCTGCCCTGCGGGCCACGCTGGTGGGGGTGCCGGGAGCGTGGGCCGCTCTGACGCCCGGCGGGGGCTACAAGAGCGAGGGGGACGTGGACGGCGAGTTCTGGCACGTGGTGGGCATGGCCCGCTTCGTCCCGGGCGAACTCGACGAATTCCTCCCGGGGGTGCACCGGCTCCCTCTGGGCGAGGAGCTGTAGCCGCCGCCGGGGGCCGGAGTCACGGACGGGGGCTGCGTCCCTCGCACCGAGAGGGGTATCGGCTTCCTGACCGGAAGCCTCCGGCCTGAAGCGGACTTGAGGCCAAGTGCCGCTCCCGCGCGCCCGGTTCCGCGCGTTCCCGCCCCTCCCCGACGCTGGACAGAACTCCCCCCGGCGAGTACACCGAGTGACAGGGTTCGCGCACATTCACCGGGGGGACGAGGAGATGAGGACGAAATGGAGTCTCACGAGGGCTGTTATTTACCGGCATGCACCGAATGGGCCGAAGTGCGTCCGGCTACGAAGAGTGACCTGCCGCAGGTGGTGGGCCTGGGCATCACCGCGTACGGAGGCGACGCCTACAGCCCTCATGTGCTCCGCCAGCTCCTGGACGTGCACGGTGAGGGAGTGCTCGTCCTCGAAGGACGGGAGGAGCCCGACGGGCCCGGCACGGGCGACGGCGCGGTCGGTGTCGCTGGTGCCGCTGGTGCCGCTGGTGTCGTGGGGTACGTACTCGTCGCCCGTTCCCCTCGTACGCGCGTGAGCTGGGTGCTCGACCTCGTCGTCGACAAGCGGTTCCAGGGACTCGGCTTCGGGCGCCGCCTGCTGTCCGCCGCCGTACGCAGGGCCGAGCGCGACGGCGTCAGTGCCCTCCGCGTGACGGCGGAGCCGGGCAACCGTGCGGCCGTCGAGCTCTGCCGATCGCTGGACTTCGTCGTGGAGAGCGACGACCCCGACTACTTCGGGCCCGGCGAGCGCCGCCTCGTGCTGTGCCGTCTCGGCAGCAGGTACCCCATGCGGTGAGGAGCGCGGGGGCGGCGGCCGGTGTCAGCCGGTCGTCGAGCCGCCGTCCACCGTGAACTCCGTGCCCGTGACGTACGACGACGCGTCCGACACCAGGAACCGCACCGGCTCTCCGACCTCCTCGGGGCGGCCCACCCGGCCCAGCGGGAGGTGCGACCAGTCACAGACAAACCCGCACGTTCAGCCTACGAGGACCGCCCCACCCCATCCTCACCTGGGCACACGCCCGTAGGTCCGCCGGAAGAACAGCAGCTGCTCACCCTCCCGGCGCGCCGAAGGCGCCCGGCGTCCACCCGACCTCCGCGAACCTGTCCACGCCCGCCGCCCGGATCTTCGGCCGGGTCGACGACGTGTGCGCCGGGCAGAAGCAGATCAGCGGCGGGTCGAGCGAGACCGACGAGAACGACCGCACGGCCATGCCCGTCCTTGTTTCTCCTCGGTATGTGCCCGACAGTTTCTACTAGGTATGTGCCTGACAGAAACAGCTCTGACGGGATACCGGCGCCGAATCCGTGGTGCCGGACGGCTGGCTGTGCACGGGAGAGGTGGGCATCCTTGATGCCCCCGGGAAACCTGCCCTTCACCGACCGGAACCCAGGAGAGGGAGCCCCACTCGTATGAACGCGCGCACCCCCGCCCACCCCGCAGGCACCCTGAACCCCACCGAGGAGCAGGAGGAGCTGAGGGTGGCCGTCCGGTCCGTCCTCGCCCGGCACGAGGGCCCCGCTGCCTGGCAGCCCCTCACCCGCGACATCGGCGTCGCCGCCCTCGCGATACCCGAGGAGTACGGCGGCCTCGGCTGCGAGGGACGCACCGAAGTGCACGTTGTCATGGAGGAGTTGGGCCGCGCGCTGAGCCCCGTCCCCTACCTGGGCTCCGCCGTCCTCGCCACCGAGGCCCTGATCGCCTCCGGCAACGACGAGGTGTGCGCCCGCCTCCTGCCGTCCCTCGCCGAAGGGGCCTCGGTCGCCGCCCTCGCCTGGGCCGAGGCCGACGGCGAGAACGCGCGCGGCACCTGGGAGGCCGCCGAGCTCACCGCGTACGCCGAGGAGAGCACGGCCACCGGCGACTGGCTGCTCACCGGAACCAAGGAGTACGTCCCCACCGCCGACGCGCCCGACGTCCTCCTCGCCCTCGCCCGCACCCCCGGGGGTCTCGCGCTCTTCGAAGTCCCGCACCCCGAGGGCCTGTTCCTGCCCCTCCCCGCGATGGACCGCACCCGCCCGCTCGGCCGGATCGTCCTGGACGCCACTGCGGCCCGGCTGATCAGCACCGAAGGGGCGCGCATCGCCTCCCGGGTCCGCGACCTGGCGATCACGGCACTCGCCGCCGAACAGGTCGGGGCCGCCGCCCGCGCCCTGGAGATCACCGTCCAGTACGCCAAGGACCGCGTCCAGTTCGGCCGCCCCATCGGCTCCTTCCAGGCCGTCAAGCACCGCATCGCCGACGCGTACGTCCTCCTGGAGGCGGCCCGTTCCCTCGCTCTCGCCGCCGCCGACTCGGGGGCCGCGCCCGGTCCGGCCGCAGCCGCGAAGGCCGCGTGCTCACAGGCGTACCAGCACGTCTCCGGCGAGATGATCCAGCTGCACGGCGGCATCGGCATCACCTGGGAACACCCCGCCCACGACTTCTTCAAGCGCGCCCACGGCACCGCCCACTTCCTCGGCTCGCCCGACACCCACCGCGCCCGCCTGGCGAAACTCCTGGGATTCACCGCCGCGTCCAGGGCGGAAGTGCTCGCGTAACCTCGGGCGGACCGATCACGTCGTACGGAAGAAGGCCCGGTCCGATGAAGCTCCTGCGCGCGGCGGACCGCAGTGCCGTCCCCTGGAAGAACGGCGGCGGCATCACCCGGGAGATCGCCGCCCGCCCCGAGGGGGCCGGGTCGGCGGACTTCGGGTGGCGGGTCAGCCTCGCGGAGGTGGCCGCCGACGGCCCGTTCTCGGCGTTCCCCGGCGTGGACCGCGTCCTGACCATGGTCGAGGGGGAGGGCATGGACCTCACTCTGGAGGGCGTCGGCCCGCGCCGGGTGGACGCCCGCTTCGTCCCGCAGCGCTTCCCCGGCGACGTACCCACCGGCTGCCGTCTGCTCGGCGGCCGCGTGGTCAACCTCAACGTCATGCACCGCAGGGGAAGTTCGTACGCGGCGGAGGTCGAGGTCGTGACCGGGGACGTGACGACGGGCGGAGCCCCGGAGCCCGGCTCCACCCGGATCGTGGTGCCGCTGGACGCCGGAGCCGTCCTGCGGAGGCGCGGGGACGCGCCGCTGGAGCTGGAGCGGTACGACGCGCTGGTGTTCACGGACCCCGCCCCTCCTCCCGCCCTGATCCGCAGCGAAGGCCGCACGGCGGTGCTGACCCTGCGCCACCCCTGAGCGTGCGGCCGGTCAGACCACCCAGTCCGGGTCGACCTCCAGGCCCGAGATCCGGGTGAACTGCTCGTCGCTGAGCGGGAGGTGCAGCGCGCCGAAGTTGTCCGCGAGATGAGCGGGGGAGGACGTGCCCGGCAGCGGCACCACGTGGGGCGACCGGTGCAGGTGCCAGGCCAGCGCGACCTGCGCCGGGGTGGCGCCCAGCTCCTTCGCGACGGCCGCCACCGGACTGTCGTCGGCGGTGTGCGCGCCCATGGCCACCGGGTGGTACGGCAGGAACGCGATGCCGCGCCCCGCCGTGTAGTCGACGACGTCCTCGTGCTGGCGGGCCGCCAGGTTGTACACGTTCTGCACGGCGGCGACGGGCACGACCTCCTGGGCCGCCTCGATCTCGGCGACGGTCACCTCCGAGAGACCGATGTGCCGGACCTTGCCCTCCTCCTGGAGCTGCTTGAGCGCGCCCAGTTGGTCGGCGAGCGGGTACTCGGGGTCGATGCGGTGCAGGTAGAGGAGGTCGATCCGCTCGGTGCGCAACCGGCGCAGGCTCAGCTCGGCCTGCTGGCGGAGATAGGCGGGGTGCCCGTGCGTCACCCACTCGAAGGGGCCGGGCCGTACGACGCCGACCTTCGTCGCCACCGCCACCCGGTCGCGGAACGGGGCCAGGGCCTCGGCGAGCAGCTCCTCGTTGGTGCCGAGCGCATAGGCGTCGGCGGTGTCGAAGAGGTCGACACCCAGCTCGACGGCCGTGCGGAGGAGGGCGACGGTCTCGCCTCGGTCGGTGACCGGCCCCCATACCGGGGCGGTGATGCCGCTGCGGGCGTCGGGGGCGTCGGCGAGCCGCATGGCTCCGTAACCGACGCGGTGGACGGGAAGGTCGCCGCCGAGGAGGAAGAGGGGGGAAGAGGTGCTGGTGGTGCTGGTGTTGTTGTTCGTCATGCAAGGAACGCTAGGAGCTCACACCGGTGTGAGGTTCAAGCGACTGTGAGGGGGATCACGTTGAAGATCGGTGAGCTGTCGAAGGCGACCGGGGTGAGCGTACGGCTGCTGCGCTACTACGAGGAGCAGGAACTGCTCGCCGCCACGCGCACCGGCGGGGGGCATCGCTCGTACGCACCGGACGCGCCGCAGCGGGTGCGGCGCATCAGGGCGTTCCTCGGGGCGGGCCTGCCGACCCGGATCATCCGGCAGATCCTGGACTGCGCGTGCGGTGCGGCGTCCGAGGTCGAGCCCTGCCTGGGCGGGCTGCTGCACGAGCAACTGCGGGCGGTGGAGGAACGGGTCGCGGAGCTTCAGGAGGCGCGGGAGGCGCTGGTAGGGCTGCTGGCGGAGCTGGAGGGGCTGGAGGGGCCGGTACGCGTGGCCGCTTAGGGCTTCCGCATACGGACGCGAGAGTGCCCGCGCCCCGGGACTGCGGGGGCGCGGGCACACGCGTACGCGAGAGGTCCGGCGGCTACTGCTGGGCGGTGCCGGTCGTGTGCTGCGCGGTGTTGGTGGAGTTGGCGGCGTTGCTGGCGGTGCTGGTGACGGTGCCGGTGGCGGTCTCGGTCACCTCGTCGAGCAGTTCGCCCGAGACGGGGAGCTGGGACAGCTGGTCCGCGGGCTCCGCCGCGTGCGCGCCCGGGGCGGGGGAGACCAGGGCGGCGAGGAAACCGGCGGCGAGGGAGGCGGCGGCGGCCATGCTTCGTTTCTTCATACCGTTATCAACGTGCGGGGGCCCCATGGGTCACGCCGGTAGTGGAGTTCCGTGTGGGGTGGGGGCGGGGGTTCAGGCCGCTGCGCGGGGCAGCTCTCCCCTCTCCGCCCCTTCCCCGAGGGGCCCGCGCAGGCTCCGCCCGCCCTCGTCACCCCTCCAGTACGCGCCCCCGGCAGTCCCCCGGCCTCCCCCACGCGTCCCGCAGCGGCCCCGTCTTCCGCAGCCACAGCGACAGGTCCAGCTCCTGGGTGTACCCCACCGCCCCATGGAGCTGGAGCGCCGTCCGGCCCGCCGCGTACGCCGCCTCGCCCGCCGTCACCTTCGCCGCGGCGACATCCGCCCCGGCGCGGCTCAGCGCCGCCCCGTACACCAGCGGCCGGGCGAATTCGAGGCCCACCAGCGTGTCCGCCAGGCGGTGCTTCACCGCCTGGAAGGACCCGATCGGCGTCCCGAACTGCGTGCGCTGCTTCACGTACGAGACCGTCCGCGCCAGCAGCGCGTCCCCGACCCCGAGCGCCTGCGCGGCGGTGAGCAGCATCGCCGACTCCCGCGCCGCCACCACCGATGCGACCGGAACGGGGAGCGCCTCGCCGGCCCCGGCCGCAGGGGTCACCGCGAACAGTCTCCGCGCCGCATCCGAAGACACCCGAAGCGCTCCACCGGGCGGCAGTACGGCCGGCCGCGCCCCGAGCACGAAGACCGCCTCCGCCGCGTCCGCGTCCAGCGCGTACCCGCCCTCCTCGGCCAGCGTCACCATCGCCCGGCCCGCGGCGATCCTCGGCAGCCACTCCTTCGCCAGACCGGGCGACCCGGCGAGCAGGACCGCCGCCGCAACGGTCTCCACGTACGGACCGGGCACCGCGTGCCGCCCTAACTCCCTAAAGGCGACGACCAGTTCGACCGGCAGCAGCCCCACCCCCTCGTGCTCCTCCGGCACGGCCAGCGCGAAGACGCCCGCCTCCGCGACCCGCCGCCACACCTCCCGCCCCGGCCCGTGGTCCCCGGACTCCCACGCCCGTACGACGGCGGGCGTGTCGGCCGAGGTGAGCATCGCGTCCAGCGAGCGGGCGAAGTCGGACTGCTCGCGGGTCAGCAGGAAACGCATCAGCGGCGCCCCTTCGGCAGGCCGAGCAGGCGCTCGGCGATGATGTCGCGCTGGATCTCGTTCGTACCGGCGTAGATCGGCCCGGCGAGCGCGAAGACGTACCCCTCGGCCCACTTCCCGTCCGCCAACTCCCCGTCCGAACCCATCAGTTCAAGGGCCGTCTCGTGCAGGGCGATGTCGTACTCGGACCAGAAGACCTTGTTCAGGCTGGACTCGGCGCCGATGGTCTCCCCGGCGGCGAAGCGCGACGCGTTCGCCCAGGTGAAGAGCTGGTACGCACGCGCGCCGATCAGCGCGTCCGCGACCCGGTCCCGTACCGCCGTGTCCGCCGGATCGCCGTACGTGCGCCAGTCCCGGGCGAGACGGCCGGCGGCGGCCAGGAAGCGGCCGGGGGAGCGGAGCATCAGCCCGCGCTCGTTGCCGGTGGTGGACATGGCGATCCGCCAGCCCCGCCCGGCCTCGCCGATGACGTCCTCGTCGGGCACGAAGACCTCGTCGAGGAAGAGTTCCGCGAAGGCGGGCTTGCCGTCGAGGCGGCCGATGGGCCGGACGGTGACCCCGGGCGCGCGCAGGTCGAACATCAGGTACGTCAGCCCCCGGTGCGGCCGGTCCGCGTCCGGGTCGCTGCGGAAGATGCCGAAGGCGCGATCGGCGAACGCGGCCCGCGAGGACCACGTCTTCTGCCCGGAGAGCAGCCAACCCCCCGGTGTCCGTACGGCGGTCGACCTCAGCGAAGCGAGGTCGGAGCCGCTCTCCGGCTCCGACCACGCCTGCGCCCAGACCACCTCGCCCGTGGCCATCGACGGCAGCACCCGTGCCCGCTGCTCGTCCGTCGCGTGGTCGAAGAGGGTCGGGGCGAGGAGGTTGATGCCGTTCTGGGAGACCCGTCCCGGCGCGCCCGCCGCGAAGTACTCCTCCTCGAAGATCAGCCACTGGAAGATGTCCGCACCCCGGCCCCCGTACTCCTCGGGCCACGACACGACCGACCACCGGTCGGCGGCGAGCCGCGCCTCCCACTCCCGGTGGGCGGCGAAACCCTCCTCCGTCTCCAGGGAGGGGAGGGGTCCTTCGGGGACGCGGGCGGCCAGCCACGCCCGGGCCTCGGCCCGGAAGGCGTCCTGCTCGGCGCTGAAGTCGAGGTCCACGGAACTCAGCCCTCCGACGTGTGCGCGGAACCCCGGGCGGCGCTCTTCATCGCCGCCACGTCCATCCCGCCCAGCGAGTCCTTCGCCGTCTCCGCGTTGTGCGCGTGCGCGAGGTGGTGCAGGCCGAAGACGGAGTCCATCCCGGTGTGCAGGCCCTGGAGGTCCTCGGCCTGGTTGACGGCGCGCTTGGTGAGGGCGAGCCCCAGGCGCGGCATGACGGCGATCCTCTCCGCCAACTCCCTCGTCCGGTCGGCGAGTTCGTCCCGCCCCACGACCCGGTTGACCATCCCGACCTCGTACGCCCGCCGAGCGCTCATCCGGTCGCCCGTGAACAGGAACTCCTTCGCGACGCGCGGCGGCATCACCCACGGGTGGGCGAAGTACTCGACGCCCGGAATCCCCATCCGTACGACCGGGTCGGCGAAGAAGGCGTCGTCGGACGCGACGATCAGGTCGCAGACCCACGCCAGCATCAGCCCGCCCGCCACGCACGCCCCCTGCACGGACGCCACCACCGGCTTCGGCAGCTCGCGCCAGCGCCTGCACATCCCCAGGTACACCTCGGACTCGCGGGCGAACCGGCTCTCGGCCCCCGCCTTGTCCGAGTGGTCCCACCACAGCCCCGCCCGCCGCTCGAAGGGGAGATGGGCGTCCCGCTCGGGGGTGCCGATGTCGTGCCCCGCGGAGAAGTGCTCACCGGCTCCCGCCAGCACGACCACCTTGACCTCGCTGTCCGCCGAGGCCCGGTAGAAGGCGGCGTCCAGGGCGTAGGTCATCGCGGAGTTCTGGGCGTTGCGGTACCTCGGGCGGTTGAGGGTCACGTACGCGACCTGACCGCGCCGTTCGTAGAGAACGGGCTCGGAAGCGGGCGCTTCGGAAGCGGGCGCTTCAGTCGCGGGCGCTTCGGACGCGGTGGTGGACGGGTCGGGTGTGTCGGATGCGTCGGACGTCTCGGCTGTCATGGCGGAACCATCCTTCCCTAACAAGTGTTTGGTAGGTTAACGTACGCCCATGAGCAGCGTCGAGGAGTTCCGCGCCGAGATCCGGGACTGGCTACGAAGCCAACTCAGCCGGGAATTGGCCGAGTTGAAGGGCAGGGGCGGCCCCGGCCGGGAACACGAGGTCTTCGCCGAGCGCCTCGCCTGGGAACGCCACATGGCCGCCCATGGCTGGACCTGCGTCGGCTGGCCGACGGAGTACGGCGGCCGGGGCGCGAGCATCGAGGAGCAGATCGCCTTCCACGAGGAGTACGCCCTCGCCGACGCCCCCGCCCGCGTCAACCACATCGGCGAGCAGCTCCTCGGCCCGACCCTCATCGCGTACGGCACCGAGGAGCAGAAGGCCCGCTTCCTGCCGCCGATCGTGGCGGTCGAAGAACTCTGGTGCCAGGGCTACAGCGAGCCCGACGCGGGCTCCGACCTGGCAGGCGTCCGCACCAGGGCCGAACTCGACGGTGACACCTGGCGGGTGAACGGCCAGAAGATCTGGACCTCCCTCGCCCACGAGTCCCAGTGGTGCTTCGTCGTCGCCCGCACCGACCCCGGCTCCCACCGCCACGCGGGCCTCTCCTACCTCCTGGTCCCCATGGACCAGCCGGGCGTCGAGGTCCGCCCGATCGTCCAGCTCACCGGCACCTCCGAGTTCAACGAGGTCTTCTTCGACGACGCCCGCACGGACGCCGCGCACGTCGTCGGGGAGGTCGGCGACGGCTGGCGGGTCGCGATGGCGACCCTCGGCTTCGAACGGGGCGTTTCCACACTCGGCCAACAGGTCGGCTTCGCAAGGGAGTTGCAGGCCCTCGTCGGCCTCGCCGGACGCACCGGAGCCCTCGCCGACCCCCTCCTCCAGGACCGATTCGTACGGGCCTGGACGGGCCTGGAGGTCATGCGCGCCCACGCGCGGCGCACCGACGTATCGCCGTCCGTCGCCAAGAACCACTGGGCGCGCTGGCACCGCGACCTCGGCGAACTCGCCATGGACGTACGCGGCGCGGCCTCGCTGCTCGCCGCGTCGGGCCCGTACGAACTGGACGACTGGCAGCGCCTGTTCCTCTTCGCCCGAGCCGACACGATCTATGCGGGCTCCGACGAGATCCAGCGCAACATCATCGCCGAGCGCGTGCTCGGCCTGCCGAAGGAGGCGAAGGCGTGAGCACCGCACCCGCGACAGGACCCGCGACAGGACCCGGCACCGCACCCGCGTACGTGAAGGGCCACGCCCTGCTGGACGGCCGTACGGCAGTGATCACGGCGGCGGCGGGGGCGGGGATCGGCGGGGCGACCGCGCGCCGCTTCCTGGAGGAGGGGGCCCGGGTCGTTCTCGGCGACGCGCACGCTCGCCGCCTGAAGGCGAGCCACGAGGAGCTCGCCGGCGAATTCGGGGCGGACAAGGTGGCGTCGCTGCCCTGCGACGTGACCGACGAGGACCAGGTCCTGGCCCTGTTCGCCCTCGCCGAGGAGACCCACGGCGGACTCGACGTCGTCGTCAACAACGCCGGACTGGGCGGTACGGCGGACATCGTCGACATGACCGACGACCAGTGGTCGAAGGTGCTGGACGTGACCCTGAACGGCACCTTCCGCTGCACCCGGGCGGCGCTGCGCTCCTTCAGGTCGGCGGGCGGGGGCGGTGTCATCGTCAACAACGCCTCCGTCATCGGCTGGCGCGCCCAGGCCGGGCAGGCGCACTACGCCGCCGCGAAGGCGGGCGTCATGGCGCTCACCCGGTGCGCGGCGGTGGAGGCGGCCGAGTACGGCGTACGGATCAACGCGGTCTCGCCGAGCCTGGCGATGCACCCGCACCTGGTGAAGGTGACGACGCCCGAACTCCTGGCGGAGCTGACCGCGAAGGAGGCGTTCGGCCGGTACGCCGAGCCGTGGGAGGTCGCGAACGTGATCGTCTTCCTGGCGAGCGGCTACTCCTCGTACATGACGGGCGAGACGGTCTCCGTCAGCAGCCAGCATGCGTGAGCGCCCCCGCTCCCCGTACGGCGGCCACTCTTCCCCGTACGGCGGCCCCCGGTCCCCGTACGGCGGCTGCCGGACAATGAGCGGGTGCCTACCAACAAGAAGTCCCAGGTGACCGCGTCACCCGAGCGCCGCCGTGAACTCCTCGACACCGCTGCCGAGGTGTTCGCCGCACAGGGGTACAACGCCACCACCGTCCGCAAGATCGCCGACGCGGCGGGCATGCTCGCCGGCAGCCTCTACTACCACTTCGATTCCAAGGAATCGATGCTCGACGAGATCCTCTCGACCTTCCTGACCGAGCTGTGGGAGGGCTACGACACCGTGCTCGCCTCCTCCCTCGACCCCAGGGAGACCATCGAGGCCCTCGTCACCGAGTCCTTCCGGGAGATCGACCGGCACCGCGCCGCGGTCGCCATCTACCAGAAGGAGTCCCGCCACCTCTCCGCACAGCCCCGCTTCCACTACCTCGCCGACTCGCAGACCAAGTTCGAGAAGGCGTGGCTGGGGACGCTGGAGCGCGGAGTCGCCGACGGGGCCTTCCGGGACGACCTGGACATCCGCCTGACGTACCGCTTCGTGCGCGACACGGTGTGGGTGGCGGCGTCCTGGTACCGGCCCGGAGGTCAGCACAGCCCCGAGGAGATCGCCCGCCAGTACCTGTCGATGGTGCTGGACGGGATCGCCGTACGCACCGAATGACCCTCATCTGAAGTGGAGTCGCCCGCCATGGCCGAGGCATACATCGTCGAAGCGGTACGCACCCCCGTCGGACGGCGGAAGGGCGGCCTGGGCGCCGTCCACCCGGCTGACCTGGGCGCGCACGTCCTGAAGGCCCTCGTCGAGCGCTCCGGCGTCGACCCCTCCCTCGTCGAGGACGTCGTCTTCGGCTGTCTGGACACCGTCGGCCCGCAGGCCGGTGACATCGCCCGTACGTCATGGCTGGCGGCCGGGCTCCCCCAGGAGGTGCCGGGCGTGACCATCGACCGCCAGTGCGGCTCCTCGCAGCAGGCGGTGCACTTCGCCGCGCAGGGCGTCATGTCGGGCACGCAGGACCTGGTCGTCGCGGGCGGCACCCAGAACATGACCCAGATCCCGATCGCCTTCGCCTCCCGGCAGGCGGCGGAGCCGCTGGGCCTGTCGGAAGGTCCCTACGCGGGCTCGGAGGGCTGGCGCGCGCGGTACGGCGACGCGCCGGTGAACCAGTTCCACGGGGCGCAGCTGATCGCGGACACGTGGGGGATCACGCGGCGCGACATGGAGGAGTTCGCGCTCCGGTCGCACGAGCGGGCGCTGCGGGCGATCGACGAGGGGCGCTTCGAGCGGGAGACGGTGGCCTACGGCGAGGTGACCGTCGACGAGGGCCCTCGCCGTGACACCTCCCTGGAGAAGATGGCCGGGCTCAAGCCGGTGATGGAGGGCGGGACGATCACCGCGGCGTGCTCGTCGCAGGTGTCGGACGGGGCGGCGGCGATGCTGATCGCTTCGGAGCGGGCGGTACGGGAGTACGGGCTGACGCCTCGGGCCCGGATCCACCACCTGTCGGTGCGGGCCGAGGACCCGATCCGGATGCTGTCGGCGCCGATCCCCGCCACGGCCCACGCCCTGAAGAAGACCGGGATGTCCCTCCAGGACATCGACCTGGTCGAGATCAACGAGGCGTTCGCGCCGGTGGCGCTGGCGTGGCTGAAGGAGACGGGGGCGGACCCGGAGCGGGTGAACGTGAACGGCGGGGCGATCGCACTGGGGCACCCGCTCGGGGCGACGGGGGTGAAGCTGATGACGACCCTGCTGCACGAGCTGGAGCGGACGGGCGGTCGGTACGGCTTGCAGACCATGTGCGAGGGGGGCGGGCAGGCGAACGTGACGATCATCGAGCGGCTGTAGGGGCGGGCTCGACGGGGCGTGCGGGTGCGAGCGGGAAGCGGCCCGCAGCGTGGCGCACGGGTGAACACGCGGTGGCGCGGAAGGGGCGACAGGCCGTGCGGCGCCTGACCGGGCACGATCCACCGCGCGCCTGGCCCGGGGGCGTGCTACGGTAAGCGAGTTGCAGTTTTGGTACCCATGAACT
It contains:
- a CDS encoding SDR family oxidoreductase; the encoded protein is MSTAPATGPATGPGTAPAYVKGHALLDGRTAVITAAAGAGIGGATARRFLEEGARVVLGDAHARRLKASHEELAGEFGADKVASLPCDVTDEDQVLALFALAEETHGGLDVVVNNAGLGGTADIVDMTDDQWSKVLDVTLNGTFRCTRAALRSFRSAGGGGVIVNNASVIGWRAQAGQAHYAAAKAGVMALTRCAAVEAAEYGVRINAVSPSLAMHPHLVKVTTPELLAELTAKEAFGRYAEPWEVANVIVFLASGYSSYMTGETVSVSSQHA
- a CDS encoding acyl-CoA dehydrogenase family protein → MSSVEEFRAEIRDWLRSQLSRELAELKGRGGPGREHEVFAERLAWERHMAAHGWTCVGWPTEYGGRGASIEEQIAFHEEYALADAPARVNHIGEQLLGPTLIAYGTEEQKARFLPPIVAVEELWCQGYSEPDAGSDLAGVRTRAELDGDTWRVNGQKIWTSLAHESQWCFVVARTDPGSHRHAGLSYLLVPMDQPGVEVRPIVQLTGTSEFNEVFFDDARTDAAHVVGEVGDGWRVAMATLGFERGVSTLGQQVGFARELQALVGLAGRTGALADPLLQDRFVRAWTGLEVMRAHARRTDVSPSVAKNHWARWHRDLGELAMDVRGAASLLAASGPYELDDWQRLFLFARADTIYAGSDEIQRNIIAERVLGLPKEAKA
- a CDS encoding TetR/AcrR family transcriptional regulator, whose protein sequence is MPTNKKSQVTASPERRRELLDTAAEVFAAQGYNATTVRKIADAAGMLAGSLYYHFDSKESMLDEILSTFLTELWEGYDTVLASSLDPRETIEALVTESFREIDRHRAAVAIYQKESRHLSAQPRFHYLADSQTKFEKAWLGTLERGVADGAFRDDLDIRLTYRFVRDTVWVAASWYRPGGQHSPEEIARQYLSMVLDGIAVRTE
- a CDS encoding acetyl-CoA C-acetyltransferase; this translates as MAEAYIVEAVRTPVGRRKGGLGAVHPADLGAHVLKALVERSGVDPSLVEDVVFGCLDTVGPQAGDIARTSWLAAGLPQEVPGVTIDRQCGSSQQAVHFAAQGVMSGTQDLVVAGGTQNMTQIPIAFASRQAAEPLGLSEGPYAGSEGWRARYGDAPVNQFHGAQLIADTWGITRRDMEEFALRSHERALRAIDEGRFERETVAYGEVTVDEGPRRDTSLEKMAGLKPVMEGGTITAACSSQVSDGAAAMLIASERAVREYGLTPRARIHHLSVRAEDPIRMLSAPIPATAHALKKTGMSLQDIDLVEINEAFAPVALAWLKETGADPERVNVNGGAIALGHPLGATGVKLMTTLLHELERTGGRYGLQTMCEGGGQANVTIIERL